A genomic region of Luteibacter aegosomatissinici contains the following coding sequences:
- a CDS encoding DNA topoisomerase IB yields MSRRPPADALVVATDERAHAKAAGLVYVCDTDDGITRCRRGKSFQYIGIDGKRVTDEEVLTRIRSLAIPPAYTQVWICPHPRGHLQATGRDARARKQYRYHAKWRSERDRGKFTRILEFGAALPALRRRLRKDLSLPGLPRNKVLALVVSLLEETMIRVGNDAYARQNHSFGLTTLRSRHVEARRGRIEFHFRGKSGQWRDVVLDDRRLVKAVRRVQELPGQRLFQYVDDEGQRQPIDSGMVNDYLRDVTGGEFTAKDFRTWGGTVQAVAVLAATPIPHEGGERAMKAALAQAVKDVAAVLGNTPAVCRASYIHPEVFLGWADGELHRQVAPVGPHQPRKLEALTLAFLRRRLRAGKRSP; encoded by the coding sequence ATGTCCCGACGACCTCCTGCCGATGCCCTCGTGGTGGCAACCGATGAGCGGGCCCACGCGAAAGCGGCGGGCCTCGTTTACGTGTGCGATACCGACGATGGCATCACCCGGTGCAGGCGCGGCAAGAGCTTTCAGTACATCGGCATCGATGGCAAGCGCGTCACCGATGAGGAGGTGCTGACCCGGATTCGCTCCCTCGCGATCCCGCCTGCTTACACGCAGGTATGGATTTGCCCCCATCCGCGCGGCCATTTGCAGGCCACTGGCAGGGATGCCCGGGCGCGCAAGCAATACCGCTACCACGCAAAGTGGCGCAGCGAGCGTGACCGCGGAAAGTTCACACGGATCCTCGAGTTCGGTGCCGCCCTGCCCGCGTTACGCCGCCGCCTGCGCAAGGACCTCTCGCTACCGGGGCTGCCCCGCAACAAGGTATTGGCGCTCGTGGTCAGCCTGCTTGAAGAAACCATGATCCGCGTGGGCAATGACGCGTATGCACGGCAGAACCACTCGTTCGGACTGACGACGCTGCGCTCCCGGCATGTGGAGGCGCGACGTGGGCGGATCGAGTTCCACTTCCGCGGCAAGAGTGGGCAGTGGCGTGACGTCGTTCTGGATGACCGGCGGCTGGTCAAGGCGGTGCGGCGGGTGCAGGAGCTTCCCGGCCAACGGCTTTTTCAGTATGTGGATGACGAGGGCCAGCGACAGCCCATCGATTCGGGCATGGTGAATGATTACCTGCGGGACGTGACGGGCGGGGAATTCACGGCGAAGGATTTCCGTACCTGGGGCGGCACGGTCCAGGCCGTCGCGGTGCTTGCCGCCACGCCCATACCCCATGAAGGCGGCGAGCGGGCGATGAAAGCGGCGCTTGCGCAGGCTGTGAAGGATGTGGCGGCGGTTCTCGGCAATACCCCTGCGGTTTGCCGCGCCTCGTATATCCACCCGGAAGTATTCCTGGGCTGGGCCGATGGCGAATTGCACCGCCAGGTTGCCCCGGTTGGCCCGCACCAGCCGCGCAAGTTGGAAGCGCTGACCCTGGCTTTCCTCCGCCGACGACTGCGTGCCGGCAAGCGCTCCCCATGA
- a CDS encoding class I SAM-dependent rRNA methyltransferase, translating into MNTAAIPQIQLKSDRVPGHPWVWSAQVLKPAERIPPGSVVDVVDAKGRFVGRGFWNGHARVALRLLTTSPDEAIDAAWIAARIARAVDLRRHLLRLDEVSDAWRVVHSEGDGLSGLVVDRYANHLVVEYFAAGMWRFRDTIHAELEKHFPGASLYWFAEQHVQRQESFDVRSNDAPAAVDVHEHGLAFHAAPGLGHKTGFFADQRDNRRRFAELARGRRVLDLCCNAGGFAVHAMKAGALEATGVDADAAILEVARENARMNGVEARFEQGDVFEWLRAAIARGETWDAVVLDPPKLTRDRNQVVNALKKYFAMNRTALDVLAPGGILLTCSCTGLVGEDDFLEMIRRVALNAGRDIQILHVDGAGADHPVASNVPENRYLKAAFCRVG; encoded by the coding sequence ATGAATACCGCCGCAATCCCCCAGATCCAGCTTAAATCCGACCGCGTCCCCGGCCATCCGTGGGTGTGGTCCGCCCAGGTCCTGAAGCCCGCCGAGCGTATTCCGCCCGGCAGCGTCGTCGATGTGGTCGACGCGAAGGGCCGATTCGTGGGCCGCGGCTTCTGGAACGGCCACGCCCGCGTTGCCTTGCGCCTGCTCACCACGTCGCCGGATGAAGCCATCGACGCGGCGTGGATCGCGGCCCGGATCGCCCGCGCGGTGGATCTGCGCCGCCACCTGCTGCGCCTGGACGAGGTAAGCGATGCCTGGCGCGTCGTGCATAGCGAAGGCGATGGCCTTTCGGGCCTGGTGGTGGATCGCTACGCCAACCACCTGGTCGTCGAGTATTTCGCCGCGGGCATGTGGCGCTTCCGCGACACCATCCACGCCGAGCTGGAAAAGCATTTCCCGGGCGCATCGCTCTACTGGTTCGCCGAGCAGCACGTGCAGCGCCAGGAATCCTTCGACGTGCGCTCCAACGATGCACCCGCGGCGGTGGATGTGCACGAGCATGGCCTGGCGTTCCATGCGGCACCGGGCCTGGGGCACAAGACTGGCTTCTTCGCCGACCAGCGCGACAATCGCCGCCGCTTCGCCGAACTGGCGCGTGGCCGCCGCGTGCTCGATCTGTGCTGCAATGCCGGCGGTTTCGCGGTGCACGCCATGAAGGCCGGCGCGCTGGAAGCCACCGGTGTCGATGCGGACGCGGCGATCCTGGAAGTAGCCCGCGAGAACGCCCGCATGAATGGCGTGGAAGCACGCTTCGAACAAGGCGATGTCTTTGAGTGGCTGCGCGCGGCCATCGCCCGGGGTGAAACCTGGGATGCGGTGGTGCTTGATCCGCCCAAGCTCACCCGCGATCGCAACCAGGTGGTCAACGCGCTGAAGAAGTACTTCGCCATGAACCGCACGGCGCTCGATGTGCTCGCGCCTGGCGGCATCCTGCTCACCTGCTCGTGCACCGGCCTGGTGGGTGAGGACGATTTCCTCGAGATGATTCGCCGCGTGGCGCTCAACGCCGGGCGTGATATCCAGATCCTTCACGTGGATGGCGCTGGCGCCGACCATCCGGTAGCGAGCAACGTCCCCGAGAACCGCTATCTCAAGGCAGCATTCTGCCGGGTGGGCTAG
- a CDS encoding serine/threonine protein kinase: MTQAAPYAALSPDVVLAAVDATGTWSDGRLLTLNSYENRVFQVGLDDGGFVVVKFYRPGRWNDAAIGEEHAFALELAAAEIPMVAPQVFNGRTLLRHDGFRYAVYPRRGGRAPSLESADQLEWLGRLLGRMHAIGAREPFHHRTTLDRATMIDGPARAALGSDLLPAHLFDAYRAAVMRVDDAVSGRFEAVGPVQRLRLHGDCHPGNVLWTDAGPHFVDLDDARMGPAVQDLWMLASDDAMFEALLEGYGQFRDFDPTELALVPALRAMRQVHYAGWIAERWHDPAFPAAFPFAAEPRWWEQHITDLHEAAEAL; the protein is encoded by the coding sequence GTGACCCAGGCAGCGCCTTACGCGGCGCTGTCGCCCGACGTCGTGCTGGCCGCGGTGGACGCGACCGGTACGTGGAGTGACGGCCGCCTGCTCACGCTGAACAGCTATGAGAACCGGGTGTTCCAGGTCGGCCTGGACGATGGCGGCTTTGTCGTTGTGAAGTTCTACCGGCCCGGGCGCTGGAACGATGCCGCGATCGGCGAAGAGCATGCCTTCGCCCTGGAACTGGCCGCCGCCGAGATTCCGATGGTGGCTCCGCAGGTGTTCAACGGGCGAACCCTGCTGCGCCACGACGGCTTCCGCTATGCCGTTTATCCGCGCCGCGGTGGCCGGGCGCCTTCACTGGAATCAGCCGACCAGTTGGAATGGCTGGGCCGCCTGCTGGGGCGTATGCACGCGATCGGCGCGCGCGAGCCCTTCCACCACCGCACGACGCTGGACCGCGCCACGATGATCGATGGTCCTGCCCGGGCAGCACTCGGTTCGGACCTGCTCCCCGCGCATCTGTTCGATGCGTATCGCGCTGCCGTCATGCGCGTCGATGACGCGGTCTCCGGGCGTTTCGAAGCCGTGGGGCCCGTGCAGCGCCTGCGCCTGCATGGCGATTGCCACCCGGGCAACGTGTTGTGGACCGATGCCGGCCCGCATTTCGTGGACCTGGACGATGCGCGCATGGGGCCCGCCGTGCAGGACCTGTGGATGCTCGCCTCCGACGACGCCATGTTCGAGGCGCTGCTGGAAGGCTACGGCCAGTTCCGCGATTTCGACCCCACCGAGCTCGCGCTGGTACCCGCGCTGCGCGCCATGCGCCAGGTGCATTACGCCGGGTGGATCGCCGAGCGCTGGCACGATCCGGCATTCCCCGCCGCCTTCCCTTTCGCCGCCGAGCCGCGATGGTGGGAACAGCACATTACCGACCTGCACGAGGCCGCCGAGGCACTCTGA
- a CDS encoding hotdog fold thioesterase, producing MAIWKQPLNLDRINGWSRNTMMETLDIRFTAFGDDWLRGTMPVDHRTQQPFGLLHGGASVVLAETLGSSAALLTLDVEKEIAVGLDINANHIRGVRGGIVTGTAKAVHLGRTTQVWEIRIEEETGKLVCLSRLTMAVIPSPGGAPGNLRS from the coding sequence ATGGCCATCTGGAAGCAACCGCTCAACCTGGACCGCATCAACGGCTGGAGCCGGAACACGATGATGGAGACGCTGGATATCCGCTTCACGGCGTTCGGCGACGACTGGCTGCGCGGCACCATGCCGGTGGACCATCGCACGCAGCAGCCGTTCGGCCTGCTGCACGGCGGCGCATCGGTCGTACTGGCGGAAACCCTCGGCAGTTCAGCCGCCCTGCTCACGCTGGATGTGGAGAAGGAAATCGCGGTGGGGCTGGATATCAACGCCAACCATATTCGCGGCGTGCGCGGCGGCATCGTCACCGGTACGGCCAAGGCCGTGCACCTGGGCCGCACCACGCAGGTGTGGGAGATCCGCATCGAAGAGGAAACCGGCAAGCTGGTGTGCCTGTCGCGCCTGACCATGGCGGTGATCCCGTCGCCCGGTGGCGCGCCCGGGAACCTGCGCTCGTGA
- a CDS encoding 2Fe-2S iron-sulfur cluster-binding protein gives MPTVTLIASGKRFDAAADETVLEAAQRAGIALPYSCRGGVCGSCKATLVAGECAYPYNPPVGLSASAREHHGILMCQAVPCGDIAIQAREIASVEDIPHRRVETEVAERRMLAPDVVGLWLRPLGEPLRWLPGQYLDVVLENGKHRPFSIASGPRPDGLVELHVRHVPGGGFTSWVYDALKVGDHLMIEAPLGTFVPREDSERPMLFMAGGTGFAPVKAVVEHFIALGTRRPMHLYWGVRTTEDLYLGELARGWAAERPWITFTPVLSDADAARAAGLREGLVHEALLADHPDLSGFDLYMSGPPAMIAAGRDLFLDAKLPEDRLFYDSFDVAPDVLAAILRGRAGIHGL, from the coding sequence GTGCCTACCGTAACCCTGATCGCCTCCGGCAAGCGCTTTGACGCGGCCGCCGACGAAACCGTTCTCGAAGCCGCCCAGCGCGCGGGAATCGCTCTCCCGTACTCATGCCGTGGCGGTGTCTGCGGCAGCTGCAAGGCCACCCTTGTTGCGGGCGAGTGCGCCTATCCGTACAACCCCCCGGTGGGCCTGTCGGCCTCGGCGCGGGAGCACCACGGCATCCTCATGTGCCAGGCCGTGCCGTGTGGCGATATCGCCATCCAGGCACGCGAGATCGCTTCCGTAGAGGACATTCCGCACAGGCGCGTGGAAACGGAAGTGGCCGAGCGGCGCATGCTGGCGCCTGATGTCGTGGGCTTGTGGTTGCGACCACTGGGCGAGCCGTTGCGCTGGCTTCCCGGCCAGTACCTCGATGTGGTGCTGGAAAACGGCAAGCACCGCCCGTTTTCCATTGCCAGTGGACCGCGGCCCGATGGCCTGGTGGAATTGCACGTGCGGCATGTCCCGGGCGGCGGCTTCACCTCGTGGGTGTACGACGCCCTCAAGGTGGGCGATCACCTGATGATCGAAGCGCCGCTGGGTACCTTCGTGCCGCGCGAGGATTCCGAGCGGCCCATGCTGTTCATGGCGGGTGGCACCGGGTTTGCCCCGGTGAAGGCGGTGGTCGAGCATTTCATCGCGCTCGGTACGCGCCGGCCCATGCACCTGTATTGGGGCGTGCGGACCACGGAAGACCTGTACCTGGGCGAGCTGGCCCGCGGCTGGGCCGCTGAGCGGCCCTGGATCACGTTTACGCCCGTGCTATCCGATGCGGATGCGGCGCGGGCGGCGGGGCTGCGCGAGGGGCTGGTCCACGAGGCCTTGCTGGCCGATCACCCCGACCTTTCCGGCTTCGACCTCTACATGAGTGGCCCACCGGCCATGATCGCCGCCGGCCGGGACCTTTTCCTCGACGCAAAGTTGCCCGAGGACAGGCTGTTCTACGACTCGTTCGACGTGGCGCCGGATGTATTGGCCGCCATCCTGCGTGGCCGTGCCGGGATTCACGGCCTGTAG
- a CDS encoding rhodanese-like domain-containing protein: MNDVLHKLPEFASNHLALVGLFVAILVALLATEVGTLFRKWKGLTPAGLTQLINRDNPLIIDLSASADFEKAHVPGAKNVAMSQFDPEHKDLAKAKDLPVVLIDKDGRTLSKPASRLVKAGFTRVFVLDGGTYAWQNAQLPTAKGKK; the protein is encoded by the coding sequence TGCCCGAGTTTGCGAGCAACCACCTGGCCCTCGTCGGCCTGTTCGTGGCCATCCTGGTGGCGCTGCTCGCCACGGAAGTCGGCACCCTCTTCCGCAAGTGGAAGGGCCTGACCCCGGCCGGGCTCACCCAGCTGATCAACCGCGACAACCCGCTGATCATCGATCTGTCGGCCAGCGCGGATTTCGAGAAGGCTCATGTCCCAGGCGCGAAGAACGTGGCCATGAGCCAGTTCGACCCGGAGCACAAGGACCTCGCCAAGGCGAAGGACCTGCCGGTGGTGCTGATCGACAAGGACGGCCGCACGCTGTCGAAGCCCGCCAGCCGTCTGGTCAAGGCCGGTTTCACCCGCGTGTTCGTGCTCGATGGCGGCACCTACGCCTGGCAGAACGCCCAGCTGCCCACCGCGAAGGGCAAGAAATAA